A genomic segment from Paucidesulfovibrio longus DSM 6739 encodes:
- a CDS encoding adenylate kinase, whose product MNILIFGPNGSGKGTQGSLVKEKYNLDHIESGAIFRKHIGGGTELGLKAKAYIDKGELVPDDITIPMVLDVLKNASSNGWLLDGFPRSIVQAEKLWDALQKDGVKLDYVIEILLPREVAAARIMGRRLCANDPNHPNNVGIPAIAPKDGKCRVCGGALSERADDVDESAIAKRHDIYYDTKTGTLAASYFYKDKAPTGGFKYIELDGEGTITEIKETLLAQLD is encoded by the coding sequence GTGAACATTCTGATCTTCGGCCCCAACGGCAGCGGCAAAGGCACCCAGGGCTCCCTGGTCAAGGAAAAATACAATCTGGATCACATCGAGTCCGGCGCCATTTTCCGCAAGCACATCGGCGGCGGCACCGAGCTGGGCCTCAAGGCCAAGGCTTACATCGACAAGGGTGAGCTCGTCCCCGACGACATCACCATCCCCATGGTTCTGGACGTTCTCAAGAACGCCAGCTCCAACGGCTGGCTGCTGGACGGCTTCCCCCGTTCCATCGTCCAGGCTGAAAAGCTTTGGGACGCTCTGCAGAAGGACGGCGTGAAGCTGGACTACGTCATTGAGATCCTGCTGCCGCGCGAAGTGGCTGCCGCCCGCATCATGGGCCGCCGCCTCTGCGCCAACGACCCGAACCATCCGAACAACGTCGGCATCCCGGCCATCGCTCCCAAGGACGGCAAGTGCCGTGTCTGCGGCGGCGCTCTTTCCGAGCGTGCCGACGACGTGGACGAGTCCGCCATCGCCAAGCGCCACGACATCTACTACGACACCAAGACCGGTACCCTGGCCGCTTCCTATTTCTACAAGGACAAGGCCCCGACCGGCGGATTCAAGTACATTGAGCTTGATGGTGAAGGCACCATCACCGAGATCAAAGAAACCTTGCTCGCTCAGCTCGACTAG
- the yajC gene encoding preprotein translocase subunit YajC, with protein MFTSIAHAMGAAPQGGQGAPEGLAGLLAGPLPMLVLMFAIFYFLLIRPQQKKAKQHKEMLAAMKVGDKVMTGGGFYGRITEIDQDILTVEIAENVRVKINRGYIAGPADASVKVDNAK; from the coding sequence ATGTTCACTTCCATCGCTCACGCCATGGGCGCCGCCCCGCAGGGCGGACAGGGAGCCCCCGAGGGCCTCGCCGGACTGCTTGCCGGTCCCCTGCCCATGCTCGTTCTCATGTTCGCCATTTTCTATTTTCTGCTCATCCGTCCGCAGCAGAAAAAGGCCAAGCAGCACAAGGAAATGCTTGCGGCCATGAAGGTCGGGGACAAGGTCATGACCGGAGGCGGCTTCTATGGACGCATCACTGAAATCGACCAGGACATCCTGACTGTCGAAATCGCCGAGAACGTCCGCGTCAAGATCAACAGAGGATACATCGCCGGCCCCGCCGACGCTTCCGTGAAGGTCGACAACGCCAAATAG
- a CDS encoding class II glutamine amidotransferase codes for MKAPERYYDFQKDISGCGIFGVIDTKRELIPGQVPIDGMACMHDRGNGLGGGFAAYGIYPDHADKYALHLMCDDEPSLASARKIIFEYFDVEHDEPIPTRKTPVIKNPPVVWRFFATPKAVCPKDCKGLAEQDFVVALVMKINTTVPGAFVFSSGKNMGAFKGVGFPEDIAEFFRVDEYEAYIWTAHNRFPTNTPGWWGGAHPFTLLDWSIVHNGEISSYGINRRWLCENDYLCTMMTDTEVVAYELDLLVRKHGLSREMCSKVFAPPFWDEIERMPEREKQVYTALRMTYGPGMLNGPFAILVGNSQGLWGLNDRIKLRPLLVAEKDNKVFMSSEESAVRKVCPELDRVWMPKAGEPVIVDLEA; via the coding sequence ATGAAAGCGCCTGAAAGATATTATGATTTTCAGAAAGACATCTCCGGCTGCGGCATCTTCGGAGTCATCGACACCAAGCGTGAGTTGATTCCCGGCCAGGTGCCCATCGACGGCATGGCCTGCATGCACGACCGGGGCAACGGCCTGGGAGGCGGTTTTGCCGCCTACGGCATCTATCCGGACCACGCCGACAAGTACGCGTTGCATCTGATGTGCGACGACGAGCCTTCGCTCGCGTCCGCGCGGAAGATCATCTTCGAGTATTTCGACGTGGAGCACGACGAACCCATTCCCACCCGGAAAACCCCGGTAATCAAGAACCCGCCCGTGGTCTGGCGCTTCTTCGCCACGCCCAAGGCCGTTTGCCCCAAGGATTGCAAGGGCCTTGCAGAGCAGGACTTCGTGGTCGCCCTGGTCATGAAGATCAACACCACGGTTCCCGGTGCGTTCGTCTTTTCCAGCGGGAAAAACATGGGTGCGTTCAAGGGCGTGGGCTTTCCCGAAGACATTGCGGAGTTCTTCCGCGTGGACGAATACGAGGCCTACATCTGGACGGCGCACAACCGCTTTCCCACCAACACCCCCGGCTGGTGGGGCGGGGCGCACCCGTTCACGCTGCTGGACTGGTCCATCGTGCACAACGGCGAGATCAGCTCCTACGGCATCAACCGCCGCTGGCTTTGCGAAAACGACTATCTCTGCACCATGATGACGGACACCGAGGTCGTGGCCTACGAGCTCGACCTGCTCGTGCGCAAGCACGGCCTCTCCCGCGAGATGTGCAGCAAGGTCTTCGCCCCGCCGTTCTGGGACGAGATCGAGCGCATGCCCGAACGGGAAAAGCAGGTCTACACCGCGCTGCGCATGACCTATGGTCCGGGGATGCTCAACGGCCCCTTCGCCATCCTGGTGGGCAACAGCCAGGGTCTCTGGGGGCTCAACGACCGCATCAAGCTGCGTCCGCTGCTGGTTGCCGAGAAGGACAACAAGGTCTTCATGTCCAGCGAGGAATCCGCAGTGCGCAAGGTCTGCCCGGAACTCGACCGGGTCTGGATGCCCAAGGCGGGCGAGCCCGTCATCGTCGATCTGGAGGCATAA
- the secF gene encoding protein translocase subunit SecF has product MGLQIIKPDTRLDFIGYRRWAFAFSALLILVGLASLFVKGGPRYGIDFAGGIIIQAKVQADHDLNIREVQDAVKSVKLPGLVVQEILDEKNEYLIRTSASDVDTEVVKEELVNAISTAFNGAGVDVRRTEMVGPKVSDDLRSKALEAMFYAVLLIAIYISGRFEQRWMAAAVMAAGLFAGITALQFLGMSMSVLIIGALAITLGLCWYLKLNYALGAVAALVHDVMITVGVFSLLDKEFDLTIIAALLTIIGYSLNDTIIVFDRIRENVKGRSGDKLKSIINLSVNQTLSRTILTSGTTLLVVFALFAFGGSAIHDFALAMLVGIGIGTYSSIFVASPILLGFGPSVPTDGEAPSKAVKA; this is encoded by the coding sequence ATGGGATTGCAGATCATCAAGCCTGACACCAGGCTCGACTTTATCGGTTATCGTCGCTGGGCCTTCGCCTTTTCGGCGCTCCTGATCCTCGTCGGACTGGCTTCCCTGTTCGTCAAGGGCGGCCCGCGCTACGGCATCGACTTCGCCGGCGGCATCATCATCCAGGCCAAGGTCCAGGCCGACCACGACCTGAACATCCGCGAAGTGCAGGACGCCGTCAAAAGCGTCAAGCTGCCCGGCCTGGTCGTGCAGGAAATCCTGGACGAAAAGAACGAATACCTGATCCGCACCTCGGCTTCCGACGTGGACACCGAAGTGGTCAAGGAAGAGCTGGTCAATGCCATTTCCACCGCCTTCAATGGCGCGGGAGTGGACGTACGGCGAACGGAAATGGTCGGCCCCAAGGTTTCGGACGACCTTCGTTCCAAAGCGCTTGAAGCCATGTTCTACGCGGTGCTGCTCATCGCCATCTACATCTCCGGGCGTTTCGAGCAGCGCTGGATGGCGGCGGCGGTCATGGCCGCGGGACTCTTCGCGGGCATAACGGCCTTGCAGTTCCTGGGCATGTCCATGTCGGTGCTCATTATCGGGGCATTGGCAATCACGCTCGGACTCTGTTGGTATCTCAAGCTCAACTATGCGCTAGGAGCCGTAGCCGCATTGGTGCACGACGTGATGATCACGGTGGGCGTCTTTTCCCTGCTCGACAAGGAATTCGACCTGACCATCATCGCGGCGCTGCTGACCATCATCGGTTACTCGCTCAACGACACCATCATCGTCTTCGACCGCATTCGCGAGAACGTCAAAGGGCGTTCCGGCGACAAGCTCAAGAGCATCATCAACCTGAGCGTCAACCAAACCCTCTCGCGGACCATCCTGACTTCGGGAACGACGCTGCTCGTCGTCTTTGCGCTCTTCGCCTTCGGCGGCAGCGCCATTCACGACTTCGCGCTGGCCATGCTTGTCGGCATCGGGATCGGTACCTATTCCTCCATCTTCGTGGCGAGCCCGATCCTGCTCGGATTCGGCCCCTCCGTGCCCACGGATGGCGAAGCTCCCTCAAAGGCCGTAAAAGCCTAA
- the tilS gene encoding tRNA lysidine(34) synthetase TilS codes for MRPPRSLQELPPRPAHFCLGVERFIRQHTGCEADLQFGSGDLVAACSGGADSTALTIILNCLAKRCGVRVVVVHLDHCLRPESAEDAEFVRQLCEALELELVCERLDVAALAAERGLGLEEAGREARYALLEQVRGECGAQLICTAHHLNDLAEDVLLRLARGAGWPGLGGLPCFDSRRHLLRPLLLTPKAMLLDFLRDCGVSWQQDASNVLASAARNRMRNTVLPLLIRENPNYLESVARLWRQARTDEDFWDDRLAEAEPELRGDCLFLAHGRLKSLHPAERLRLYKSLLDRLGAGQALSDALYQLDEAAMEGRDASIQFPGLKLAKVTSKGILFGPDPRASNR; via the coding sequence GTGCGCCCGCCCCGCTCCCTTCAGGAACTCCCGCCCCGGCCGGCACATTTCTGTCTCGGCGTGGAGCGGTTCATCCGCCAGCACACGGGATGCGAGGCTGATCTTCAATTCGGCTCAGGCGACCTTGTCGCCGCCTGTTCGGGCGGCGCGGATTCCACAGCCCTGACGATCATCCTGAATTGCCTCGCGAAACGTTGCGGCGTCCGCGTCGTCGTGGTTCATCTCGACCACTGCCTGCGGCCGGAATCGGCCGAGGACGCGGAATTTGTCCGGCAGCTCTGCGAAGCGCTGGAACTGGAGCTTGTCTGCGAACGGCTGGATGTCGCGGCGCTGGCTGCGGAGCGCGGTCTGGGCCTGGAAGAGGCCGGGCGCGAGGCACGCTATGCCCTGCTGGAACAGGTGCGTGGCGAATGTGGCGCTCAGCTGATCTGCACGGCCCACCACCTCAACGATCTTGCCGAAGACGTGCTCCTGCGGCTCGCCCGGGGAGCGGGCTGGCCCGGGCTCGGCGGTCTGCCCTGCTTCGATTCCCGCCGCCATCTGCTGCGCCCCCTGCTCTTGACCCCCAAGGCCATGCTTTTGGACTTCCTGCGTGACTGCGGGGTGAGCTGGCAACAGGACGCGAGCAATGTCTTGGCCTCGGCCGCCAGAAACCGCATGCGCAATACCGTGCTGCCTCTCCTGATCCGGGAAAATCCGAACTATCTTGAAAGCGTTGCCCGACTCTGGAGGCAAGCGCGCACCGACGAGGATTTTTGGGATGATCGATTGGCAGAAGCAGAGCCGGAACTGCGCGGCGATTGCCTGTTTCTTGCCCATGGACGGCTGAAATCGCTGCACCCGGCCGAGCGCTTGCGGCTGTACAAGTCGCTGCTCGACCGTCTCGGTGCCGGACAGGCGCTCAGCGATGCCTTGTATCAGTTGGACGAGGCCGCCATGGAAGGTCGGGATGCCTCTATTCAGTTTCCGGGACTGAAGCTGGCGAAGGTCACTTCCAAAGGAATTCTCTTCGGCCCGGACCCAAGAGCTTCGAATCGATGA
- a CDS encoding GltB/FmdC/FwdC-like GXGXG domain-containing protein: MTKNNQAVLDATDIYYKQFNEQIRALVREGKTEFILNNVNGQRYIATGLEGEYKFVINGVPGQDLAAFTRGSIIRVNGNVQDGVGNTMDDGKIVVDGMGGDVVGYAMRGGKIYIRTDVGYRVGIHMKSYLDKQPTIVIGGKAGDFLGEYMAGGIILLLGMFSDKPDAPITGRSLGTGMHGGVIYIRGEVPEHQLGPGLRSRPVDTADMKVLEEIVRDYADELGLDAEEILSESFTKVRPFSHRPYGNMYVPT; encoded by the coding sequence ATGACCAAGAACAACCAGGCGGTCCTGGACGCGACCGATATCTACTACAAGCAGTTCAACGAGCAGATCCGCGCTCTGGTCCGCGAAGGCAAGACCGAGTTCATCCTGAACAACGTCAACGGCCAGCGCTACATCGCCACCGGGCTTGAGGGCGAATACAAATTCGTGATCAACGGCGTGCCCGGCCAGGATCTTGCGGCCTTCACGCGCGGCTCGATCATCCGAGTCAACGGCAACGTGCAGGACGGCGTCGGCAACACCATGGACGACGGCAAGATCGTCGTGGACGGCATGGGCGGCGACGTGGTGGGCTACGCCATGCGCGGCGGCAAGATCTACATCCGCACGGACGTGGGCTACCGCGTCGGCATCCACATGAAATCCTACCTGGACAAGCAGCCGACCATCGTCATCGGCGGCAAGGCGGGCGATTTCCTCGGCGAATATATGGCCGGTGGAATTATTTTGCTTCTCGGAATGTTTTCTGATAAGCCAGATGCGCCGATTACGGGACGAAGCCTTGGGACCGGAATGCACGGCGGCGTGATCTACATTCGGGGCGAAGTTCCCGAGCACCAGCTCGGACCCGGACTGCGCTCCCGGCCGGTTGATACCGCCGACATGAAGGTTCTTGAGGAAATCGTCAGGGATTACGCCGATGAACTCGGACTGGACGCGGAAGAGATCCTCTCCGAGTCCTTCACCAAGGTCCGGCCTTTCTCCCACCGTCCGTACGGCAACATGTACGTGCCGACCTAA
- the ccsA gene encoding cytochrome c biogenesis protein CcsA, which yields MESFELLPLAVIGFYFLGALLFFIGLTVKNDRLSSVAGGLAIGGFALHSLDLALVFVRLGKAALLGGAFYFSFVAWTLLAIHLLLRWRLKSSFLSLTALPLALLLYSSSLAAGDLVIKIPPRLTALFFGLHVGSLAVTLALLALASGAGLAWLSLNRKIKSKTSLGNMNTAMPSLEVFDRVNHWAVSLGFPLYTLGIFSLAIWYWIDPEKAFRWDAMKFTSLGVWLLFAVLFHQRVIIGWRGRKPAWLAIWVFALMVVSLIHHTITFKS from the coding sequence ATGGAATCATTTGAGCTCCTTCCCCTTGCCGTCATCGGGTTCTATTTCCTGGGCGCGCTGCTGTTCTTCATCGGCCTGACCGTCAAGAACGACCGTCTTTCCTCTGTCGCGGGCGGTCTGGCCATCGGCGGTTTCGCCCTGCACAGCCTGGATCTCGCCCTGGTCTTCGTCCGTCTCGGCAAGGCCGCGCTGCTCGGCGGCGCGTTCTACTTCAGCTTCGTCGCCTGGACCCTGCTGGCCATCCACCTGCTCCTGCGCTGGCGCTTGAAGTCCTCGTTCCTTTCGCTTACGGCCCTGCCCCTGGCCCTGCTGCTCTATTCGTCCTCCCTGGCCGCGGGCGATCTGGTCATCAAGATCCCACCGCGCCTCACGGCGCTGTTCTTCGGCCTGCACGTGGGCAGCTTGGCCGTGACCCTGGCGCTTTTGGCGCTGGCTTCCGGCGCGGGCCTCGCCTGGCTGAGCCTGAACCGGAAGATCAAGAGCAAGACTTCCCTCGGCAACATGAACACCGCCATGCCATCGCTGGAGGTGTTCGACCGCGTCAACCATTGGGCGGTGAGCCTCGGCTTTCCGCTCTACACGCTGGGCATCTTCTCCCTGGCCATCTGGTATTGGATCGATCCGGAAAAGGCTTTTCGCTGGGACGCCATGAAGTTCACCTCCCTTGGCGTCTGGCTGCTTTTCGCGGTGCTGTTTCATCAGCGCGTCATCATCGGCTGGCGCGGGCGCAAACCCGCATGGCTGGCCATCTGGGTCTTTGCGCTCATGGTAGTCTCCCTCATCCATCACACCATCACGTTCAAGTCGTAG
- a CDS encoding NAD(P)/FAD-dependent oxidoreductase, whose amino-acid sequence MKYVLIGNGVATIGAIEGIRKHDKTSEIIAVGSEVAAPYGRPLISYLLAGKISPDQLALRPEEFYRKSNVELRLGTTVTGIDRAHKVVKTDKGEDIAYDRLLIATGGKPFTPPIPGGDGEGVYNFTNLDHAQTMITLAKDVKKAVVIGGGLIGLKAAESLFDRGVEVAILELSPRILSLAFDANAARLAARRLDEVGLSVHCGVSAKEIERDASGKILGVKCTDGTYIPTEIVVIAIGVVPNTDLANAAGLKVDRGIVVDDLMRTSDENVFAAGDVAQARDLLHGENRVVPIWTNAYNQGYCAGKNMASKETPYIGGLAMNSISFYGLPTISVGTVNPPEGEQGYDIEASLDERKQTYRKLVFHKNRLVGYVLVGDIDQAGLYTAFIKFKMSLTPEMRQKLASGQPDVLMWPDRFFDETWNPNWQDKD is encoded by the coding sequence ATGAAATACGTACTCATCGGCAACGGAGTGGCCACCATCGGTGCCATCGAGGGCATCCGCAAGCACGACAAGACCAGCGAGATCATTGCCGTCGGCAGTGAAGTGGCGGCTCCGTACGGACGGCCGCTGATCTCCTATCTGCTGGCCGGAAAGATCAGCCCCGATCAGCTCGCGCTGCGTCCCGAGGAATTCTACCGCAAGAGCAATGTCGAGCTGCGTCTCGGCACCACGGTCACGGGCATCGACCGCGCGCACAAGGTCGTGAAGACCGACAAGGGCGAGGACATCGCCTACGACCGGCTGCTCATCGCCACGGGCGGCAAGCCCTTCACCCCGCCCATTCCCGGCGGGGACGGCGAGGGCGTCTACAACTTCACCAACCTCGACCACGCCCAGACCATGATCACCCTGGCCAAGGACGTGAAGAAGGCCGTGGTCATCGGCGGCGGGCTCATCGGCCTCAAGGCTGCGGAATCCCTGTTCGACCGGGGCGTTGAAGTGGCGATTCTGGAGCTTTCGCCGCGCATCCTCTCGCTGGCCTTCGACGCCAATGCGGCCCGTCTGGCCGCGCGGCGGCTGGATGAAGTCGGTCTGTCTGTGCATTGCGGCGTTTCCGCCAAAGAGATCGAACGCGACGCCTCCGGAAAGATTCTGGGCGTGAAATGCACGGACGGAACCTACATCCCCACGGAGATCGTGGTCATCGCCATCGGCGTCGTGCCGAACACGGACCTGGCCAACGCCGCAGGGCTCAAGGTTGACCGGGGCATCGTGGTGGACGACCTGATGCGCACCAGCGACGAAAACGTGTTCGCCGCCGGCGACGTGGCCCAGGCAAGGGATCTGCTCCACGGCGAGAACCGCGTGGTGCCGATCTGGACCAACGCCTACAACCAGGGCTACTGCGCCGGAAAGAACATGGCCTCCAAGGAAACGCCCTACATCGGCGGCCTGGCCATGAACTCCATCAGCTTCTACGGACTGCCGACCATATCCGTGGGCACGGTCAACCCGCCCGAAGGCGAGCAGGGCTACGACATCGAAGCCTCGCTGGACGAACGCAAGCAGACCTACAGAAAGCTCGTCTTCCACAAGAATCGGCTGGTGGGCTATGTGCTCGTGGGCGACATCGATCAGGCCGGTCTGTACACGGCCTTCATCAAGTTCAAAATGAGCCTGACCCCGGAGATGCGCCAGAAGCTGGCTTCGGGGCAGCCGGATGTCTTGATGTGGCCGGATCGGTTCTTCGACGAGACCTGGAATCCCAACTGGCAGGACAAGGACTAG
- the secD gene encoding protein translocase subunit SecD — translation MNTILRWKIILTVAVVLLGFYLALPSLPGVKGTALEKILPHDAINLGLDLKGGIFLTLEVNMDKAVDTKLRRLAQELKDYAEERGVGFLNPKVLDDGTIEVNLHDTAHQDTLDNVISDNFSIMTPSVESLPNGGLRYVLTVSPDYIERFKTETMRQTVEIVRNRIDRRGVVEPDIREQEGNRIQIQLPGMEDAEQAIKVITQMGQLEFKIEASGVSVEQARQNPLEYEVAFVQDDPGAPIVLRKNPVLTGEYIADAAPQFDRNNRPYVMLELDSRGATIFEQVTAANVNKRLAIILDGRVYSAPVINERIGGGRASITGNFTVQKAKDLVTVLKDALPAPVEKAAESTIGPSLGQESIDKGINAAIIGLTLVVVFMVIYYGVAGLFANIVLVLNIILILAGLGAFGATLTLPGIAGIILTMGMAVDANVIIFERIREELRRGLTPKAAVQEGYGRATLTIMDANVTTVIAAMILYQFGTGPVRGFAVTLTLGIITSMFTAIFVSRVLFELYTQNKDSQAKISI, via the coding sequence ATGAATACGATTCTGCGCTGGAAAATCATCCTGACCGTGGCGGTCGTACTCCTGGGCTTTTACCTCGCGCTGCCCTCTCTGCCGGGAGTCAAAGGTACAGCCCTGGAAAAGATCCTGCCCCACGACGCCATCAACCTCGGCCTTGACCTCAAGGGCGGCATTTTCCTGACCCTGGAAGTCAACATGGACAAGGCCGTGGACACCAAGCTCCGCAGGCTGGCACAGGAACTCAAGGACTACGCCGAGGAACGCGGCGTCGGCTTCCTGAACCCCAAGGTTCTCGACGACGGCACCATTGAAGTAAACCTTCATGACACTGCGCACCAGGATACCCTGGACAACGTGATTTCCGACAATTTCTCCATCATGACGCCTTCCGTCGAGTCCCTGCCCAATGGCGGACTGCGCTACGTCCTGACTGTTTCGCCCGATTACATCGAACGATTCAAGACGGAAACCATGCGCCAGACCGTGGAAATCGTCCGAAACCGCATCGACCGACGCGGCGTGGTCGAGCCGGACATCCGCGAGCAGGAAGGCAACCGCATCCAGATTCAGCTGCCGGGCATGGAAGATGCCGAGCAGGCCATCAAGGTCATCACCCAGATGGGCCAGCTCGAATTCAAGATCGAAGCCTCCGGCGTCAGCGTGGAGCAGGCCCGCCAGAACCCGCTCGAGTACGAAGTCGCCTTCGTGCAGGACGATCCGGGCGCGCCCATCGTGCTGCGCAAGAACCCGGTGCTCACCGGCGAATACATCGCCGACGCCGCGCCGCAGTTCGACCGCAACAACCGCCCCTACGTCATGCTCGAACTCGACAGCCGCGGCGCGACCATCTTCGAGCAGGTCACCGCTGCCAACGTGAACAAGCGGCTGGCCATCATCCTGGACGGCCGGGTGTATTCCGCGCCCGTGATCAACGAGCGCATCGGCGGCGGCAGGGCGAGCATCACCGGCAACTTCACCGTGCAGAAGGCCAAAGACCTCGTCACGGTGCTCAAGGACGCGCTGCCCGCCCCGGTTGAAAAGGCCGCCGAGTCCACCATCGGCCCCTCCCTGGGACAGGAGTCCATCGACAAGGGCATCAACGCCGCCATCATCGGCCTGACCCTCGTGGTCGTCTTCATGGTCATCTACTACGGGGTCGCCGGACTCTTCGCCAACATCGTGCTGGTGCTGAACATCATCCTGATCCTGGCCGGTCTGGGCGCCTTCGGCGCCACGCTGACGTTGCCGGGCATTGCGGGCATCATCCTCACGATGGGCATGGCGGTGGACGCCAACGTCATCATCTTCGAGCGCATCCGCGAGGAACTGCGGCGAGGGCTGACGCCCAAGGCCGCCGTGCAGGAAGGCTACGGTCGCGCCACGCTGACCATCATGGACGCCAACGTGACCACGGTCATCGCCGCCATGATTCTCTACCAATTCGGCACCGGCCCGGTGCGCGGCTTCGCCGTGACCCTGACGCTCGGTATCATCACCTCCATGTTCACGGCCATCTTTGTGTCGCGCGTGCTCTTTGAGCTCTACACGCAGAACAAAGACTCCCAGGCCAAGATCAGCATCTAG
- the hemA gene encoding glutamyl-tRNA reductase, with amino-acid sequence MNKFIYLTGLNHRTAAVEIRERYALTSLEGFEAGLLESCPVREVMALSTCNRVELLCVSEHAPESGTDVLAEVHAYWAKRCNGSVSEVAEHTYNFEGLAAVEHLFTVASSLDSLVMGEPQILGQLKDAYRHAVDCGTARVIINRLLHKSFSVAKRVRTETAVASSAVSISFAAVELARKIFGSFQGKAAMLVGAGEMAELAATHLLHNGVEKLIIANRTLARAQNLAANLGGEPIPIESLLDRLAEVDIVISSTGSPTAVIRARDVQAVLKRRKQRSMFFIDIAVPRDIDPDVNSLDNVYLYDIDDLKEVVEENMAQRRDEAVKARALVGEETRAFAHWLTTLDLQPTIVDLLGRAEDVARKELAKTLRRIGDVDEQTRDALETLVMSVSRKVLHEPVCFLKRRTREDGVADRVIDTARRFFNLDNDCIPPDAHADRRSSDDCECDMEQDDSEFQNHDNSNEDC; translated from the coding sequence ATGAATAAATTCATATACCTGACCGGCCTGAATCACCGCACCGCCGCCGTCGAGATCCGCGAGCGCTACGCCCTGACGAGCCTTGAAGGCTTTGAGGCAGGACTTCTGGAGAGTTGCCCCGTGCGCGAGGTCATGGCGCTTTCCACCTGCAACCGGGTGGAATTGCTCTGCGTCAGCGAGCACGCCCCGGAGTCCGGCACGGATGTTCTTGCCGAGGTCCACGCCTACTGGGCGAAGCGTTGCAACGGCAGCGTTTCGGAAGTTGCCGAGCACACGTACAATTTCGAAGGCCTCGCCGCCGTGGAGCATCTCTTCACCGTGGCGTCGAGCCTCGATTCCCTGGTCATGGGAGAACCGCAGATCCTGGGACAGCTCAAGGACGCCTACCGCCACGCCGTGGATTGCGGCACTGCGCGGGTGATCATCAACCGCCTGCTGCACAAGTCTTTTTCCGTGGCCAAGCGGGTTCGCACGGAAACCGCCGTCGCTTCCAGCGCCGTATCCATCAGCTTCGCGGCCGTGGAGCTTGCGCGCAAGATTTTCGGCAGCTTCCAGGGCAAGGCCGCCATGCTTGTGGGCGCTGGAGAAATGGCGGAACTCGCGGCGACGCATCTGCTCCACAACGGCGTGGAAAAATTGATCATCGCAAACCGCACCCTGGCCCGCGCCCAGAACCTGGCCGCCAACCTCGGCGGCGAGCCCATCCCCATCGAGAGCCTGCTTGACCGTCTTGCAGAAGTCGACATCGTGATCAGCTCCACGGGTTCGCCCACGGCGGTCATCCGCGCCCGCGACGTGCAGGCGGTGCTCAAGCGGCGCAAGCAGCGCTCCATGTTCTTCATCGACATCGCCGTTCCGCGCGACATCGATCCGGACGTGAACAGCCTGGACAACGTCTATCTCTACGACATCGACGATCTCAAGGAGGTCGTCGAAGAGAACATGGCCCAGCGGCGCGACGAAGCCGTGAAGGCGCGCGCCCTGGTGGGCGAGGAAACACGGGCCTTCGCGCATTGGCTCACGACTCTTGATCTGCAGCCGACCATCGTGGATCTGCTTGGTCGCGCGGAGGATGTCGCCCGCAAGGAATTGGCCAAGACGCTCCGGCGCATCGGCGATGTGGACGAGCAAACCCGCGACGCGCTTGAAACGCTCGTTATGTCCGTAAGCCGCAAGGTGCTGCACGAGCCGGTCTGCTTTCTCAAAAGGCGCACGCGCGAAGACGGCGTTGCGGACAGGGTCATCGACACGGCGCGGCGGTTCTTCAATCTCGACAACGATTGCATTCCGCCGGACGCCCATGCCGACCGCCGTTCCAGCGACGACTGCGAATGCGACATGGAGCAGGACGACTCCGAATTCCAAAACCATGACAATTCGAACGAGGACTGTTGA
- a CDS encoding 4Fe-4S dicluster domain-containing protein, whose product MKRVYPNREYCIGCHICELACMTAHSKSGDLIIAYTEERDEDGLSPCKKIFQKGSECVAISCRHCDDPSCVAACISGALHKDPETGETVYDREKCVGCWSCLMACPYGAIRRHPKMNKIVKCDLCHGREGGPACVEACPNKALKFEDRDD is encoded by the coding sequence ATGAAACGAGTGTATCCGAACAGAGAATACTGCATCGGTTGCCATATTTGCGAGCTGGCCTGCATGACGGCCCACTCCAAGTCCGGCGACCTGATCATCGCCTATACCGAGGAGCGGGACGAGGACGGACTCTCCCCGTGCAAGAAGATCTTCCAGAAAGGCTCGGAATGCGTGGCCATCAGCTGCCGCCATTGCGACGACCCTTCCTGCGTCGCCGCCTGCATTTCGGGCGCGCTGCACAAGGATCCCGAAACGGGCGAGACCGTCTACGACCGCGAGAAGTGCGTGGGCTGCTGGTCCTGCCTCATGGCTTGCCCGTACGGCGCCATCCGCCGTCACCCCAAGATGAACAAGATCGTCAAGTGCGATCTGTGCCACGGCCGCGAAGGCGGCCCCGCCTGTGTCGAGGCCTGCCCGAACAAGGCGCTGAAATTCGAGGACCGCGACGACTAG